The Rhododendron vialii isolate Sample 1 chromosome 3a, ASM3025357v1 nucleotide sequence TTTTGCTGCGTAGCTTTGAGTTAACTTTAATCCGATTGGCTTAAATTGAAGCTTCTAAATGTTGTCATGGACCAGAtacaaaactgtttttgcaaataaaatttcaGAGTTCAGAAGGGCATGCTGTGAGCTTTTTGGTTATTCATCTCTACTCTCTTGTTGGTTCTCCTATAACTGTCTCAACTCTCAAGTCTATCGTTATTGGTTACATAGATAAGGTCCTACTTTCAAAATTATAAGGTGTtgctttttttcttcaaaatcccTGGTTGATCTGATAATGGGGAGTGCAGAGAGAGGGACCCAAAATCACAGTGTGTGCTCTTAGAATCTTGATTCTTAAAATAAATTCTCAGAATATGCCAGCTAAGAAATGCTTAATAGGAGGTTTTGCTTCTTAATACCAAATTTATGGGCGAATAAAGTCATGTACTCTCGAAGTTTTTCCCCTTCCTGTCTGTTTTTCTCATATGATACAGTCTTGGAAATcgcaaattgaaaaataataactTTTGCAGATTGTGATGGATACAGTGCTCTGATGGAATACCGGTAAGTTGTGCAATGGTTTACAGTTCTTCTGGTCTTGTGTCTTCAAACAAACCATGATATTGTCTTGCTTCATAATCTTTTAGATGGCCGTTAAAAATTGATTTCTTGGCTTTCGCATTGAGATAAAGAGCCTCTTCCTTCGTCACTTTCCTTTTGATAACACGGTATCCTACCCAATGGACCTACTAATCCGAGGGACAATCCTACCGTCCACTAGAGTGGGCTCCAATTTAAGCCGGGGCTTTAAGCCCCCTATGGACTAACGACACAGGAATTGatagtagctggtccttcatctattccataattaattttatctaGAACCTGTTTCATTATATGCTAATTTTCTTGTTCCATCTAATAGGTAAATGATTACACCTCTCAACCTGAGATATCCCGTCAGGTATGGAGCAAAATCTTCCACAATTTGACTTTAAAATGTTCCTTTACGAACTGGCATAGTTACCCTTCTCCAGCCTCTGGAGTTAATTAAGCTGGTTCAGTGAAAGTTTCCACCGATGTAACTGGCTAATAGTAATCAATAATACTGCACCAACTGTATTCACTAATGATGCCCGACGATAGATAGTTGGGCAGCTACCTGTCcaacaaaattaatgaattacGAGAGGAGTCGAATGGTTGTGTTTGATTCAAATGGGTTAGAGCATATTAACCGTTGGTGCTATTAGCTGTGTTTTCCTTGGAGTTGGAGTGGTTGTCTAGAAGAAGGTACGAAGTATTTTTCCCCGGTGGCCTAGATTATGGTATAATTGAAATAAGAATATGTATTAGCAAAAGATGATATGTACAGTGTGGTGGGAATCTGATGTGATCCAAATGGTTCTGTGTCATTGAAAGGTACTGAATTTTTTAGACAATTGTTGCAGTCCAACTTATAATGTTAGCATGACACAAGTTAGTGTGGGAGATAATGTCACTGTATTAGTTTCAGTGCAATCTTCGACTCTGGTACCTCATTCACATACGTAAACGACCCTGCTTTGTGCTGTCCCGCAGTTCAAATCCCAGGCCCAAGAAAATGACGTCCATCTGATTACAGGATCCCTTTTGCGTATTGCTATGATCTAATGTCAATTCGAGTCAATCGTTACCTTGTTTTTATGAACTTGTTTTGAAACCATCAAGGGCTGATTCTTTCCGTCATGCAGTTCGTCCAATAGCAACAATTTCTACCGAGGTATAATTTCACTTTCTCCTCGCAAACAAATAGGATTCCATTTACTTGTGGTTTATTATCCTATTGCCTTTCGGGATATACTGAAATGCTTGATCACTATTCTTAGGGTGAAGGTAACTTATACTGCTTGGCTATCGTCAAAAGTGGAGACATAAATACCATTGGACTTAAGTGTCTGGATTTGGTTAAGTATTACATTGCATATTCCCAGTACTTGAGTGAAATTTTGTCTCCATTTATGTATGTTTCTGCACTGTTGGAATTTCTCCTCTACGGGTTAGTGTGACATACTTCTATTTCACAAAGGGCGTGCTGGATCATGCATCTACGTGTATGTTATGCATAGAAGGGGAAACAGGGGTGGGTTAGGATGTTGGGAAAAGAAAGAACGAATCTCTCCGCTTCCCACTTCTGGATTTCTGAGCTTGTACAATCTAAGCTGAGTGGTCTTCTGTTCCATATGCAATTGAACTGTGAGTTTATTAGTGTGTTTAGGCTTTAGCACGACTTTTTCTTCATAACACAAACTGAAGTTTTATTGTTGAATTCGTTTCTGTATTTTTCTAAATAATTTTGCTTAAACCATGAAATTGCTTGTTGCTCCTTTTGCTTTTTAGCCCTTTATTGAATGGAACCTCTTGCTTTGGCTGTGCCTCATGTATGTCTCTCAAGTCagctttttgtcaaaatttagcGAAAGTGGAGTCAATAAACCTACCGATGCAATTTCTGTGGGTCCAACCCAGCTCCATTTCGTGGCATGTCAAGCTTGGCTCGTGAGCTATTGAAACAAAAATCAATCTGGAGAGCACAATTTCTGCTATGCTCATGCGAAAAAGTAACCATTGATTTGGATGGAATTGAAATGAAGTGTCATAGTGCTCGCCTTTTTAAACACCAAATTTGCATTGAGCTGGAAAGAAAGCTCCAATCTCTTGCGACACTGGAAGATTTAGTTGTTGTATCAAGGCTACAGTTTCATTGTTATTCATTTTCTTAACGTAGGAGTCTCTTATGTATGTTTGTATTTCTCTATTAGTGTATTGTACATGGGACTTGAATCACATTGTTGGATGGTGTTGTCTTCGATTCTCACTACTTGGTAGGTCCTTATATCCATAATTTCTCCCAAATTGGGCGATTGCTGCAGAAAATGAGAAATAGGGTAgataaataagtcaatttttggTTATATGTGGATACCCCCATGTTGCATATAGTCATGCAAACACACAGGCTAACGGTTGCATAATAGACACAACTACAAGAAAAGTGAGAGTTGACACTGCTTTGTCACTGGCTACCAAAATGGAGGAGACCATATTGCCTCTGAATGTAGATTTGCAGGTGATAGAAACTAAGTTAAAGCACCAAAAAAGTTGGTTTATGTTAGCTGTTTGATATTTTCTTTGTAGATATACTTGTTCGTGATTACCTTTTAAAGATAACCTAATGGGTTAgtagggctctcattgattcTGGTAGGGTTGCTGTAGAACTATCGACAGTGGAAGTAAGATATAAAATCACCGAGTGGAAGCAAAGTGTGAGGTGGTTTGTGGCAAGCCGCTCCCTCCTCTATGGAATTCAAGAGCACAGGAATTCAGAATTTTGTATACTTGCGCCAGTTCCTGCAGCTTCTGTGGCAGTAAATTAACTTCTTCTGGGCGCCTATGAAAATCTCTTCATAATTTGATACCTTACTCATCCACTTTTTTGCCTGTACTTCTGAGACTACCACTGCTTGCAGAACTAAAAAGGCATAGTTAATTGAGAGTTGCACAACTCGCTTCAGAACCAATATGAGATATGGAATCATCACATCGTAAGTAATTATGTTAATTATGCTCTACGTTCAGACCTTAATACACTACAAGCATTATGCTCTTGTGTTAGAAGATGATTCGACTGCTGACTTCTTCTTTTGAGATGTGTCAGATCATTGCAAAAAATTAACATAGTTACTCCTAAAATAACACTTCAATATTTCACTATTACCACCACTACAAGAACCCAAAAAAACTTGCAGACCAAAAATCAACCAATGAGCACGCGAAAACGTGCGGAGCACGTGCATTACACTAGTGAGTTAAAAAGAACGCAGCCTGAAAATGAGATATTACTGAGTTTGGGCTTTACGCTGTAAAACGAACCAAGCCAGATAATAGTTGTTGAATGTTGGTTTGATTGAAACTAGGAGAACTGAGTCGTTCGTGATTAGTTTGAAGCTCGGCTCGGTAAGGCTCATTTGAGTTCGATTCAGATATTACACAATCCAAATCGGAGCCTTAATTAATTTTAAGCTCGTTAAATAAATGAGATGAACCTACCTGACAGTATTCGACTCGATTAGGCTCACAACGCTAGAGTATATGTAAATCTCATAATAATTTCACATATAACCTTaatatgaatatatatatatatatatatatatatatatatatatatatatatatatatatatatatatagacacacacatgTACATATGAACATTTTATAGCTTGTACTATAAATTATAATTTTAATTCATTTTGTAGCTTGTTTTTTTAGGTggttttttaggtgtcccttgaaccgtcccgtattTATCGGTAATCATAcatatttacaaaataaaatttttatttgcaattttagACCTGTACGAGAGTATAAATATCTAAATTTTTCGACTCATTAAAGCTCGTGAACAAGTTTGAATCAAACCTAGGCAAGCTCAGTCGAAGCTTGGcttgtcaaattttcattaagtTAGTGCTCAGTTcgagtttatttgaaaacttaacaaacGAACCTGGACATTCTAAACCTCGGCTCGTTCATTTACAGCCCCAAATGAGACAAAATCGATCTCATATGAAACCAACTAATTTTGACTagctttaatttttaaaatattatataaagtcaaaaaatcaacttataaacacatagagagaaTGAAAAATCTCTACCTCAAAAGTTCAAAAGCAACTCAAGAACTCCAAGCAAGCCCTTGATCTTAAAGCTTGAAATCAACCAAGAACACCTCTTTCGAATTGATGATTTGTGGTGAATCTTGGTGGGTTTGAGGTGTTTGAGACGTAaccaagagagagggagagagtacgGGAGAGGAAAAAGGCGCATGGTAGGTGATGGGGGAGAAAGTGAAATTTTACTTCTGATTATTGATACTCATATGCTCCTTCCGTCCAAATTTAATAGTTCTTTTTAGGAGTTCGTGCTACTTTTCAATCAATtatatatcttgtaatttataatattttatgtaattttgaaaatattgtcttatagaactaattgaaatctattaaacaaaatccaaattggatataaaatttcttaCTAATttaaaagatataactcattttttatccggttaagATTGAATTAGGGATCATTAAATCCGGACGAGTATATAAGACATATTACACTAACACTCCTCCATTATATAAGCCACTACTTCAATTCTCACAACTAATGAGCAATTTCACAAAGGCCCCATGATATTATCCACATTAAAATGCCTAATTCCACATTAatcacgggtctctacaaagaAGGTGATTATAATGGTGGAAAGATACATGTCGATGAGAGCCAACGCTTACATTAATTATAACATAGTTAATTCCTAGTCTAACTATATTATATTTGGTGCAAATTAATTTGATCAAAACTTGTGCTTCTCATCCCTTAATGATCCATGAATattgttttttccttcttcctcctTATATACTGAGGAACTTAATCCATCTCTTTGAAAGtattttgaagggaaatgataatgtccAAACTATTTTTATTAATGTGAAAATTTTAGTGCAGAAAAGACTTGTACCCTACACATGGTACAAACATTTTTTGTACTagagttttggcattatcactgcCCATTTTTAATTGTAAATACATAATACTCTATAATGATAAATTATTCAACAAGCAATGGTAAACCTTTCCTTACCAAGCTCGTAGATAGTCAATAGTATTTTACTCTTTCACAATTGATTTGCACTCCTTTTTCATCAATATATTTAATTAGGTAAATTCATACTATTATCTTTACATTTATGAAAAATAAGTTAATGTAGAGACAACCATGCAAATAgcacattttttaatttagagCATTATAGAATCACGTAGATAATGGAAATAAAACTATAATTTACtataaaaattgaataagagaATACATAAtagaacaaagaaaagaaaaggaaaggaaaaaagagagcaacGCGCACTAGTACAAAAGGTCGGTATTGAGTTGAGCCACGTGGTTTGTTTGTGTCTTTGATTGAGTAAGGAAAAAATATTGTTTATGAGAGAAAGAAAACATCCTTAATTtccaagacaaaaaaattgcgTGGATGTCATCAAAGAGTGACAACAGGTGTAAATTGTGATTTGAAAGAGCTAAGGGGTGTGTGGTGTGATTGTAGTAAGATTTAAGGTGTCCTACTGAAATTCGTCCAAAAAGTTGATAGGGGGATGacgaaaatggaaaacaaatagAGGACCACCTGGTTGTGCAATAGTTATGGTAACTTTGTACCGGCCGTGAAATTGCTAGCAAATTGGTCAGGGATAACTAATATTTAGAATGACCCATTTCTTGAAccgttctctctcctccaatgGACACCCCAATaggcactctctctcctctaacACTTTCAAAATCCAAAGCAAGAAAAACCATTTTTCACAAAAACTATAGAGCAAAACCACCAATTTGCATTTATTACGCCCATGTATTATCTTACTTACCAATTTTTGAATATGATCAATTTCAAGAAAATCCattttttcatgaattattTCTGCAAAATTACCATGAAACATATTTTCGGAATATGGTGGATTGTCAAATCGACTATGTTTTTAATGGATTATTTTTATTCATCATAAAACATATTTCAAAACATAGTGGATATATCAAAATCTACCATATTTATATGAATTATTTATGCAAAATTACCATGAAAACTGAGACTAAAAATTAGAACCATAACCATTATAAAACTTCCATGGATTATTTGCATACAATCAACAAAGATGATAAATTGTTTCACACAATCAAGGAAGTGTGCTTTCCATAGCTACAACACAACAAAATAGATAGTAAAATAAAAGCTTGCGGTACACCTGGTACCTAGATCAATAAATCCAAATGAACTTCCTTCCACATACAAAGGCATGCAAACACAAATATAGCTACAAACCACAAATAAGATATACACTTCCATCTTCGTCTTTGACTTTATCTTCTTcccaaaaaattgcaaaaggAAACTACTCAGGAGCGACTGAACTTCAAGCCTTTCACTGCAATATTCTAATTGATGGGTCTCGATCAAGATGGTGGGAAATAGCATCAGATGAGAGAGATCCGATGATGGTGGTCTTGATCTTGGTCGACTAATAGTTTAATGGGTTTGATGATGGGTTTGGcggtgtgtgagagagagagggtataTGAGTTTTGAATCTTGATTAGGTTTTATAGAATAATGTGGTGGACTTCTAAGTTTAGATTTTGGTCCCAAATTTATGTGCCTATatagtacccaaaaaaaatagaaaacatagTGCAATGATGACATAATTGgatttatttaaatttgaagaTGAAAATATAAGCCCAAAAAATGGTCGGGATGAAAAAATAACTTATATGAGGCTGGAGGATCAATATTTAAGTATATACCCATAAGTATATACCCAAAGTTTCGGGCTTTCAAAAATTAGGGGATttcaaaaattagggctttcaTTCAAAAAGTACAGCAAACTGATTtaagaaaaattgaaagaaaatcaaaatcatttacaaattaccaaagaagaaaacacaaaagaaacaCCTTAATTTATCCCGTCGATAATTTTGCCTAATCTCTTCACGAGAGAGCGAggggggggaggaggaggggagGTCGGTGGTGAATCTGTTGCTGACGGTAGTGGTTGGTAGTGGTGGTATGAGAGAAAAAGATAAGTGGGATGGGAATGGAATTCAGagaagttttcaaattttgagacTCCCAAATTTCTTGAAATATACCCGCTTTGATTTTGGATGAAGGTGGGGCCCTTTCTTTTTGCCATGACAGTGCGACAATTCTAATTTGTGCGACATATGTTAATCTGGTCTGTATGGATagactttcttttttgtcattcggtaatcctaatctactctatcctatgGGACTTAGAAAGAAAGATAGGGGCTAGTTTGTATGGatagactcttttttttttttttggttattgatcGAGTTATTCAAATACCTTTCGATATCGAAACAAActaggttttttaaaaaatgttccTCCTCTCCATATTGATATTGAGGTCGACAGTTTGGGTCATCCAGCCGTTGATATTGCTCTGGGTTAAATCTCACAAAGATGGAGTATGAAGATCATAAAGGTGTAGAAGGGAGCTTGACccgagaaaacaaaacaaatcacaaTCCCTTCTGATGGTTAAATTATTGATTTTATAATCAATTGATAAGTCaatcatgtaaaaaatcaaaattaataaaatactGCGATTATTGTGAAGTCGCGTAACATTTGTTGCGATACGAACTATGATTGTCTGTTCCTTTCACGATAACCATCATTGGTTTAGGCTTTTGTAGAATTAATAAAGTCTTAATTATTACAATTCATGGCATGGCTTAATTACCATCACTATAGTAAttttattacatttttactctACCGTAGAGCGCAACTTTAGATTTAAAagattaatataaatatttatttttatcaagaCGGTAGATCTACCGTCTTCATAAAAAGCAAGCCAGAAGCTCTCAATTCGCAAAAACTACATATGAAAACCGGAATCGCCCGAAGTTTAATCATCAGTTTCAGCGGGTAATAGTACTAATAATGTTGGGATTTGGAGATGCAAAAGCCAGAAACTCGGTATCATTTTCAATCACAACCATTTCCTTCTCATCCAGCATCATCCACGCCTCTATCCCGCCACCACCTCCGCCGCTTTCTATGAAAACAACCCCACTCTTGGCCGGCGTACTCTCAATATCCCCCATGTGACCCACCCAAATCGGCTTCCCCCACCCGAAGTCCACGCTATAGAACCCCAGATTGCACCAACTCGTGAACCTAAACGTATCCAACTCCACATTCGCGTGAACCGCCTCCATCTCCTTAAGCCTAGAACTTGCCAATAAAAATCCTTCGTCCCCCTGTAAACTCCTTATCGCATTATTATTGAAACTCCCAAACGTTTCTTTCACCATCCCCACCAGCTCGGACAGCTTCACCTCCGTCGATTCGGGTGGATCGAAGAAACCGCTCACTAACCAGACCAGGTTACCCGGCGTGTCTCCCGGCAGCGGCGGATCGATCCGCCTCCGCATGTCCACCGCGTGCGTCATCAACGAGGTGATCGATTTACCCCGGATTTGTTTGGAAGCGGCCATGAATCGTTTCAAGAGGAAGGCAGTTAGGGCTTCGACTCTGGTTGGGTTGGGGATGGATTCGCTGGCGGATTTGGATTTGAGAGCAGCGAGTGATTCAGCGGTGAATACGAATCTTCTGGTATTGATTTTCTGGTGGACGAAGTAGAATTTGTCAAAGAAGGAGAGTAAACCGGTGGGCAGGGATTGGCAAGGGAAGAGGGATGAACCGGGTGTGAAATCGATATTGGTGCTTGAATCTGATGATTGGTTATCCTGGCGGCGGAATGTTTCGGCCAAACTGTTTAGGAAGACGCTCATTGTGGTTCCATCGCCAACTTTGTGGAACATGCCGCACCCGATTACTATCCCTCCACAACCGAAAACGGTCACCTGCATTACAAAAATGGTCAACCAAACTCAATTACACGAATGTCAAGGGGAAGAAAAGGACCAGTAAGAGCATTCGAACcagtatttttaaattttagatcAAATTAGAGAGTAAAAAGCTACTTCACTATTTTTGttattcacttttaaaatgCCTACTGCATTAGACTTTTGTATATTGAAACTATcccattgaaaatattttttttattctaaaaaaaaccaCCAAACTATCTCATTATGAGTAACTATTTACttgttatttattattttttaatatataaactgtctaaaaaaattacgtgctctaatttttaatctatttgaaccagtacaaaaaatttatttttctaatcattttattttaaaagatcataattaatatttgtttcTAGGGCTTTCATATGAAAGtcattgaaccaaaaaaaagtatGTAAAAACATATTATTAAGACCAGACACTGTAGAAGGTTTAGTATTTTGTGTATTCATTTTTTAAGTGGTGGATTGCCTCCCATGCATTTAAGGCATCGTAGTAtattataatataataatatactATCATGTAGCAAGAGAACAGTGACTAGGCAAAGAAAAAGAGCCACGgtagaaaatgtaaaaatttggCTAGTGGTCCCCACGTTTGAAGAGTCTGATGGGAGGCCAATTTCTGCCTTTGGCGCGCTAAAGTAGCGTACAGGATAATTTGCCTTGTCTGATGTGGATGCTTTAAGTACTCCTTCACTTtctcaaaaagcaaaaaaaaaaagcaacctccgaatatgaaattttttcaatcaCTTTACCTCCAATAAAACTATCAAATGTACAATGCCTTTTATTTATGAGACCCATTTagaaatttcacaaaaaatgattggagccgctcaattctttttaaaataagtttttaagcATCCTTGTAAACATTTTCTCAAACGCACTGATCTCTCTattaggaaattttttgggcATACTCTCTCCATTCGAAACGGAGATCGGGGTTCTTAACTTGTggtggaaaagtaaaattttggctgATTGCAAAATAATAAGCTTTTCTTTCTTGGGGCCATCTCGCCCCTATGTGTAAGCTTGTGAAACGGTTGCGAGAGAGACTGGAGGAATTAGTCCGAGATGTTCGCAAGCTAGCCCGGAACACCATgtattaccaaaagaaaaaagaagcttcTCTTTAGTTCACGTATTTGTGGATTGGATTGTTTGTTGAGGCTCACCACAAGATGTGTGGATCATAAACTATTCTGGTCATTTGATTAGCGCGGTAATATAGAAAACGTtgtaaagtgaaaaaaaatatatggatTTTTAGTGTTTAATTAGCatgaaaataaatcaattgGGGCTAGCTCAGTTAACTAGGACTCTTTTATCTCATTAGGAGGTTAAAAGTTCAAGTCTCCCCCACTTGCGTGTGGATGTTCTTCCCTTAGagagtttttcctttttttctttgtttctctacCCTATAAtgagcttatttcttgtattggttgagttgttagGCTTGGTTGTCTTGTCTtgtggactctcacaattgatgtaatGTCTCGGGTTTGTACTATATACTTTAAATCTActgtaaaatgatctcttctatcgattgaaaaaaaaaaccccaagaaATAGTATATATGCTTACTTGGGGGAGGCGCCACCTCTCCCCTCCTTCCCACAGGCGTTCTCACATCTCCCCTCTCCCCCAATCTTTTTATAACCCCTCTCTTCTCTCCGTCTTTCTTCTCTATTCTCACGGTCGTTGCGTTCTTCTTTTCTTACCTGCCTCCGTTTTATCACTTACCACATAAATACATTTTACGAAAAAATTGAGGACTGATAGAAggttttattttctctttcaaaaatgAGATTTTTAGCTCTAAGTATAGAAAAGCTAAACTTAATTCTCATTAAGGAGAAatgaaatacttaattaccactagATCCACtgttacaaaaatatatttaccattaatggaagtgtcaCCCTATGGTTTTAGGGTATCCTAGTGGGTATAGTACCCTGGTGGATAGGGTACCCTAGTGGCGgggttttaggattttaggGCACTCTAGGATTTTAGGCTTTAGGATACCCTAGGATTTAGGTTTAGGCGCTTTTATAAAGCcatagggtttaggtttaggcactttaaTAGGTTGGGTTTTATGGTACACTTTcttattataggattttagcgATAACCGACATTTTCATAAGGTACCGGTCTAGGCATTTTTAAAGGGTATCCTAgaggcatttttatagggtaccaTATATAgagtttaggcattttcatagggtaccctaaggtcTAGGCACTTTCATAGTATTTCAATgtttcattaattagataaCACCTAATGAgaattactttctattttctgaaCCTAGAGATAAAaggttaagaaaaatatttaggAGTGCTATTCAGATAACTAGATAAGCATTGAAGGAACAATTGTGATGTTATTCCCTCACCTGCAAAGCGACTAAGGACGAATAGTTCTCTTCTTTGTGATTAGGGTTGCAAGGAAGGAGCTTGTTGATGAGCCGAATATTGGGATTCGCAAGAAACTTTGACAAATGACAGCTAGCCTGAGCTTCTACGTATACAACTCCTTCGTCGTTGCAATCTATAGAAACCAAGTCTTTAATTCTACCGGCAAATGGGTAGAAGCGCGTTAGGGTTTCCGAGAGTGCCCTCTTTAGGTGATTCAAGGTTTGTGAGATGTTGAGGCGGGGATCATTGATAGGATAGAAGAGGATAGCCGGAATGTATAATTCAGGTGAGAACTGGTCTAAGAGGGAGAATTTGAAGTTCCGCAAGTGGTTCGGTGTTGGTGTGGAAGGCTTGATGATTTCTTTGGACATAATTTTCACatccattttatttattttctttgaaattgTCCTTCTCATTAGTTTCCGTTGATTAGCTCTTATAAGAAACCAAGATGGCAATGTGGCAATTACTATCGTACTTCGTGATTAAAATCCACTTATTATTGAGTTGTATCTACTCTTCCTAGCTTCCAAGGCTGCCAAACTTTGGGGACCATTTAAACATGCATTCTCCATTATCGACaatagaataatcaaaactaagggttgctaaagttaacaatgttttttcaaaaaactggtCAGatctaaaataatcaaaagttgtcacatcaacttttagttatccatttaagagattgtgaatagtcaaaattgaataatcgaaacttgccacatcaccttttcaatctataaaaatctaaaaattgtcactatataaaataatttttttaaatagttttcaaactaataaaaataggttattagaaatagaaattttttttttttgaaaacttttattttgaaaaaaaaacacttttcaaaaaaagttttaaattttttttttttttgaaaaaggtcattttaaaaaaaacagtttttgaaaaatagacaatttaaaaaaacaatttttaataaaaaaaagttttggaggttgctaaagttagcaatgtttctTCAAAAAACTGGTCAGAtctagaataatcaaaagttgtcacatcaacttttagttatccatttaagagattgtgaatagtcaaaattgaataatcgaaacttgccacatcaccttttcaacctataaaaatctaaaaattgtcactatataaaataatttttttaaatagttttcaaactaataaaaataggttattagaaataggattttttttttttttgaaaacttttattttgaaaaaaaaaaacacttttcaaaaaaagttttaaatttttttttttttgaaaaaggtcatttttaaaaaaaaacagtttttgaaaaatagacaattttaaaaaacaatttttaataaaaaaaagttttgggaaAACCATTttactgtttttg carries:
- the LOC131318660 gene encoding stemmadenine O-acetyltransferase-like, encoding MRRTISKKINKMDVKIMSKEIIKPSTPTPNHLRNFKFSLLDQFSPELYIPAILFYPINDPRLNISQTLNHLKRALSETLTRFYPFAGRIKDLVSIDCNDEGVVYVEAQASCHLSKFLANPNIRLINKLLPCNPNHKEENYSSLVALQVTVFGCGGIVIGCGMFHKVGDGTTMSVFLNSLAETFRRQDNQSSDSSTNIDFTPGSSLFPCQSLPTGLLSFFDKFYFVHQKINTRRFVFTAESLAALKSKSASESIPNPTRVEALTAFLLKRFMAASKQIRGKSITSLMTHAVDMRRRIDPPLPGDTPGNLVWLVSGFFDPPESTEVKLSELVGMVKETFGSFNNNAIRSLQGDEGFLLASSRLKEMEAVHANVELDTFRFTSWCNLGFYSVDFGWGKPIWVGHMGDIESTPAKSGVVFIESGGGGGGIEAWMMLDEKEMVVIENDTEFLAFASPNPNIISTITR